TTGGAGATTTTGGAACCATACCCTGTAAAACCAAATGGTTATTTCCCGGGGAATTGGACCCTGGTCATCAACTCCGATTACAAGCTTTTGATTTTAATAATCAAACGAACTTGGACTACTATTTTGATGTAAATGAAGCTTATTTTACGGATTCTCAGATAGAGCTTCTCCCCGATCATTTTACGAAGCTAGTTCAGGCATTTATTTCAGATGATGGATCAAAAATATCCGATGTTAAACTGGTAACAGATCAGGAAAAAGCTGAGCTTATTAATACGTATGAAAGCTCTGAAAACACCATCCTATCTCTTGACAATCAACTTAAAAACATTTTTGAACAAAATTCAAATAATAGAGCCTTAGCTTTAGGAGAGGAAAGCATTTCCTTTAGAGAACTCGACATTCTTATTAATAAGACTTGTTTAAAGCTCTTAGAGCAAGGAGTCAAGCCTCAAAACGTAGTAGTTGTTCATAAGGAAAGATCTGCTGAATACATCATATCTATTCTGGCTATTTTAAGATTGGGTGCCACATTTGTTCCCTTACCAGTAGGTTTACCTCAAAAGCGAATACAGGTCATATTGGAAGACTTAAAACCTAAATTGCTTATTAGTGCTTCCTCAGATTTTGGTTCTAATTATGCTACATCAGACATCAATCTTCAGGAACTTCGGTCTTCTGAAAACCAAAAAGCTGAATTAGAATTAGGTATAGATCAAAATCGTAGCACTTATATCCTTTTCACTTCAGGCTCTACAGGAAAACCTAAAGGAGTAGAAGTTTCTCTCCTCTCTTTAGCTAACTATATCCAAGAAGCGAAGAACTTGTATAGCAAGGGTCAGGAAGTAAGCATGCCCTTTTTTACATCGATTGGCTTTGATTTAACCATCACTTCGATATTTCTTCCACTATTAACAGGTGGATCCATCCATATTTATCCTGAAAGCAAAGGAACATCAGATTTATCTATTCTAGAAGTTGTCAAAAACAAGCAGATAAACGCGATTAAACTTACTCCCTCCCATGCAAGAGTTATTCAAGGAAGTGAATTAAAAGACTCACAGCTACATACGGTCATTTTTGGAGGGGAAAACCTGGAAACAAATCTTGCATTGGACTTTCAATCCCAGCTGCCAGAAGCTGCAGAAATCTTCAATGAATATGGCCCCACCGAAGCAACCGTCGGATGTATCGTTCATAAATTTGACCCTAATGAAAAAGCTTTTTCTGTGCCCATAGGTAAGCCCATTTCAGATTGTTATTTCTATGTGTTAGATGAACGCTTAAATCCGGTACCGCAGGGGGTTCCAGGAAACTTATATTTAGGAGGTAAAGTCCTTGCTCTTGGGTATTATCAAAACCAAAACCTTACCGATGAATCATTTATAAACAACCCTTATCAGGATGGTCAAAAGATTTATAAATCAGGAGATCTAGCCAGATTGAATGCCCACGGAAATCTCGAATATTTGGGAAGGGCTGATGAGCAAATAAAGCTAAATGGAGTACGAATTGAATCTACTGAATTAGAACTACTTATCTCCAAATTCCCCAGCGTTGAGGAGACACATATAGTATTAGCGGACTCTCAAGAGGATTTATTTGAAGTTCCTGATTTTTACTGTAAAAATTGTGGTATTCCTTCTACTTACCCTGATGCCAGCTTTAACGAAGAAGGCGTATGTAATCTTTGCGAATCATTTGAGGAGTACCAATCTAATGTCTCCACATACTTTAAGTCATTTGATAACCTGAAATCAGAAATATTGGGTTTAGGTGAGGAAAAAGAGAAAGAATACGACTGCTTGATGCTTTTAAGTGGAGGTAAAGACAGTAGTTACGCTTTGGCCAAATTGGTTGAACTTGGGTTAAACGTTCTTGCTTGGACTCTGGATAACGATTTTATTTCGGATAATGCCAAGGAGAACATCAATAATACCACCAGTAAGCTAGGTGTTGACCATATTTATGGTAGAACAGATGCGATGAATGCGATTTTCAGAGATAGCCTAGAGCGACATCAAAACGTCTGTAATGGCTGCTTTAAAACCGTTTATACCTTAAGTACCAAACTGGCATTGGAAAAACATATACCAGTGATCGTTACTGGACTTTCCAGAGGACAATTTTTTGAAACCAGACTCACAGAAGAGCTTTTCTTAAAGGATCATTTTGACCCAGCTGATATAGATAATATCATTTTGGAGACCCGTAAATCTTACCATAGAAGTAAAGATGCAGTAAGCGAATACCTGGATGTTTCCATGTTTGAGACTGATGAAGTTTTCTCCAAAGTTTCCTTTGTTGATTTTTATCGCTTCAGCGATGTAAGTCTTTCGGAGATGATTGATTACTTAGAAAATAAAATTGGATGGAAGAGGCCAAAGGATACGGGCCGAAGCACCAATTGTATCATCAATGATCTAGGCATCTATGTTCATAAAAGGAAAAAAGGGTATCACAACTATGCATTCCCTTATAGCTGGGATGTAAGAGTAGGACATAAAAAGCGAGAGGAAACAATAGATGAGCTGAATGATGAATTAAGTGAGAATGCAATAAAGGAGCTCATGCAAGAGATTGGAATGGAATCCCAAGGTCCTTCAAAAGAGATAAGGGCCTATTTCAAAGCTTCTTCTCAAGTAAATAAGAATGAACTCATTGCCTATTTGAGAGAATTTCTTCCTTCAAATATGATTCCTAGCATCTACATTCAAATTGATTCTTTTCCTCTTACTGCCAATGGAAAAGTAGACAAACAGGCACTCCTGAGAAGCCAAACCAAAAGTGCTCCACAAAAAAATAAGGCAATAGTTAAGCCCAAGAATAAAATTGAAGAATTGGTGCACAGCACATGGTGCTCTGTTCTCAAAATGGATAGTATAGATGTAACGGATTCATTTATTCCGCTTGGTGGAAATTCACTTTCAGCGATTAGAATTGTATCTCTTTTAAGTAAAAGGCTCAACCTTGAAATAAGTATTCAAGAATTCTTTGAGCAAGATTCAATCCGAAAGCTCTCAGCGAGTATTGAAGCAGAAATCAAAAAGCGGATGGGTATACATTGATATAAAATTTTTGGTTTTTTAAGTGTTTAATTTTTTCTCTGACTAAGGATATGTTTTGAAAAGTTTTAGCTTTAAAGCTTCATGAAAATCAATCTCAAATCATTAGGGCTATACTTTGGGCCTATTGCCTTCGTTTTAATAAACTTTTTTGTCGTTTTCAATGATCTAAATCCTGCAGCTCAAGCCATGTTGGCTTTAGCTGCATGGATGGCTATTTGGTGGATCTCGGAAGCTTTACCCATTGCTGCCACTGCATTCCTTCCTTTGATATTAATGCCCTTACTTGACATTCTTCCCATCGCAGATGTGTCTTCGAATTATATGCATCCTACGGTTCTATTGTATATGGGAGGATTTTTATTGGCAACAGGAATAGAAAAATGGAATCTCCACCGGAGGATCGCTCTTAATATCATCAATCTTTTAGGAACAGATCTTAGAAGAATTGTTCTTGGCTTTATTCTGGCAACAGGAATATTATCCATGTGGATTTCCAACTCTGCAACCTCTCTTATGATGCTACCCATTGGTTTGGCTGTTGTAAATCAATTTAAATCCCAATTAGGAGAATCTAATTCCTCTGTTGCTGATCGCTTAGGTAAAAATATCATGTTGGGAATAGCCTATAGTGCCTCAATTGGTGGTTTGGCAACTCTGATAGGAACTCCTACCAATGCGATTATGGCTGCAGTCATTAAGGATTTGTATGATTACAGCATAGGCTTTAATGAATGGTTGGCATTTGGACTACCATTGGTATCCGTCATGCTATTTATTTGCTGGTACTACTTGGTGAGTGCGGCTAATCCCCTACCCAAGAAATTCTCCCTTTCTGATGGTAAAAACATCATTTCAACGCAGCTAAAGGCTTTGGGAAAAATCAGTTTTGAGGAAAAACTGGTGATGATTGTTTTTGGATTGGTTTGTTTAGCCTGGATATTAAGAAGTTTTGTCTTGGTAAAAATTTTACCAGGAATTGATGATACCATCATCGTTTTGGTGGGTGTACTCATCTTGTTTATCCTTCCATCTTCCTCTGGTGAAGATCGAATATTGGACTGGAAAACTGCAGAGCGAATCCCTTGGGGCGTTTTGATCCTTTTTGGTGGTGGACTGGCATTGGCAGCGGGCTTCAAAGAAACGGGATTAGCAGAGTGGATTGGTCAGCGATTTACGCTTATTGAAGGTATTTCTTTCTTCCTATTGCTTTTGATTATCATCGCTTCGGTCAACTTCCTAACTGAGGTTACTTCCAATGTGGCGACTGCTTCCATGTTGCTTCCAATTCTAGCTTCCGTAGCTCTTAAGCTAGATTTACACCCATTTGGGTTGATGATTGCTGCAACCTTAGCAGCCAGTTGTGCCTTTATGCTTCCGGTTGCTACTCCACCGAATGCCGTGGTTTTTGGTTCCGGCTATCTGCAGATGAAAGATATGGTTCGCGCCGGATTTTGGCTGAATATCATTTCTATCTTTTTGGTATCTCTAATGGTGTATTTTGTACTTCCATGGATGTGGGAAATTGATTTGCTTAAAAACCCATTTTGATTTATGATGTTAGATGTTAGAAGTACAATTTTTTAAATCATATATCTAAAATCATACATCTTATATTTCAATTCAAATTCCGTCACAAAATCTTCCCATTTCGTCACATTCTTTTGTAAGACTTTCCATTCTCCTCTATTCTTGAACTATCAATTAGAAAAGAAATTAATGGATACCAAGAAAGTCTTTTATTTACTGATTATACTCGCAATCATTTACAACTTCCTAATGGCAGTTTCTTGCCAGAGTGAGCAGGGTATGACTCAAGAGAAAGACTTTATATCCAATTCAAATCTAGTTGATATAAAGTAATTCAACTTATTTAATAACAACATCTTATGAAATCTAAAAGGTTTGCATTTCGGGAATTAGAATGGTGGATACTCACCTTTGTGTTTTTGATAATTGTTCTCACCAATATCGTGATTACCATGTCATCAAATCACTATCCGGTAGAAAAATTCTTCGGGATAGTCATCATGCCAATCGTCATTTATATAGGGTTTTATGTGATGCATTTGGTAATAATTCCCAAATACCTCAAAGACAAAAATGTCCTGCATCTGGTGCTGTATAGCTTGTTAGCGGCATCTGTAACAGGTGCCTTGTCTGGTGCTTGCGCAGGAGTAAATGACATGGATGCAGAAAAATTCTTTCGCTTTTATTTTGGCACGCTTTCTTTGTATTCAGTCTACCTGGTGACTGCTATTCTACTCAGAAAAATGTTCCTACCTCCTATTTTCAAGGATTTTCAAATCTACAATGGAGTTAGGTTATTCATCATTTTCTTATTTGTAAGCATATTCTTATTCGTTTCCAGAATCTTTGTCAATGATGCAGTACTAGTCATCCTGCTAATGATTGTCCCTGGTATCTCCTTTTTTGTGATCTACAATTACTTCCTGCTTTATAGAAATAAGATCAGTGGAAATATGAAAGCTTATCGTTGGTTTCTCTGGGGTTTGATCGGAGTGATTATGATCGGGTTCTTTCTCGCTGCTGTAGAAAACAATGTTCCTGAAATCATACTTCTAGGCGTGGGAATGGTGCTTTTGCTGGTCTTTGTCGTCTTCCCGGTATCCAATTTAATCTTTGGGAAATACGAAGATTTTATCGGTAAAATCGATGTACTTTCTGTGCAAGTCAATCAGAGTACTGCCAACCTTAGTTTCCTTCGATCCCAGATTAATCCACACTTTCTTTTTAACGCACTCAACACCCTTTATGGCTCTGCCTTGATGGAAAATGCAGAAAAAACATCCGATGGCATCCAAAAACTGGGAGATATGATGAGGTTTATGTTGCATGAAAATCAGATGGATAAAATCCCTCTTTCCAGAGAAATCGATTACCTCAGAAATTACCTAGACCTTCAAATGCTTCGTTTTGCCAAAGAAGATCATTTGGATGTTACTATTCAGATTGGTGAAGAGCATTGTCATGGTGACATCTCCCCTATGCTTTTGATTCCATTTGTGGAAAATGCCTTTAAACATGGTATCAGCACCAAAAGCAAGTCTTGGATTAAGATTAACCTTCGTTGCCTGAAAGGTTCAGTCCATCTGGATGTGGTCAATAGCATGCATCCCAAAAAAGTTACTGAAGATCCAAAGGATGAGTCGGGAATAGGATTAGAAAATGTCAAAAGCAGATTGACGCACTTTTATCCTCAAAAACACAACCTAACTATTGTAGCGAATGAATTTGAGCATTTTGTGCATTTATCCGTTCAACTTCAGTGACTTGCCTGATTTGAAACACGGTGGAGATGTTTTTTCATCTCCTAAAATTCATCCTCTCAAAAAGAAAGACATTGAAAAAATACCTGCTTTTACTCTGTACAATCTTATCGATTTCATGTTATGGACAAAAGGAAACACATTTTATATCCATTAATCAAGTAAGAGAAGACTTGAATTACCTGGATGAGATTCTTCGGGAAAAGTCTTCCTATCAGGGCTTAAATGGATTTGATTATCATAAATCTTTTGACACCTACCTCAATAAAATTGAATCAAAGGACTCAATTTCTGTTCTGGAATTCGGATTGTTTCTTTCCCAGACAATGGGGAAAATTGGAGATCGACATTCCTATATCAAAGGATATGATCTCCCTGAATCCAAATACCTACCCATGGCTTTTGCCCCTTTGGATGAAAAAGTTTTGGTTTTAGAATTTGATAGAGAGCAGGAGGTTTATAAAAGGTGGCATTCTGAATATCCTTACTTGAAATCAATAGAGCAGATTCCAATAAATGATATCCTTTCCAAATCTATTCCAGGGGAAGAGTTGGCTCCTGAAAATTCCTTCACACTTAGAGCTGTTAGGGAATTGAGGAACATAGAGACCCTTTTTTATATTTTAAACAAGGAATTACCCAACCCCATTTCAATTACCCTTACCAATGAAGAGGGGGAAGAAAAACTCTTTAGCATCCCTTTGGTCGAAAAAGATAAAAGACCCAGAATATGGGATGAGAGGTATCATAAGAAGGGATTTTTCTTTGAGTTTTATGAGGATCAAATTAATAACAGAAAAATCATTGAGCAGTTTTTTCGGATAGATGATCAATTAGCGTACATCCAAATCCCATCTATGGTCGATCGAAAGGATAGCCCTACTTTCTTCCAAATGCTAGGTTCCTTCATGGAAGAGGCAAAAAATACAGAAGCCTTAATTATTGATGTTAGAGATAACGGTGGTGGATCCAGGGATTTAATTCAGGAATTGGCAGGCTATCTTGTTCACCCTGACTCAATTTATGTTGTCAACGTAACAAGACAAAGAGGTGAATTACCTCTTAATAATGAATTAAAAGAGAGATTAAACTCACGGTTTTTATTTCCCAAAAGTGAATTTGAGCCTAGAGAACAAGAAACTATCAATCGGTTTATTTCCACTTTTGAGCCCATGTATCAACTCAATGAGAAAAACTTTAGCGAAAACTATTATTACTTGCTTAACGGGAAAAAACTATCGACTGACAAATACCATTTTAATAAGCCCGTTTATATTTTGGCCAACGAACGAACCTTTAGTGCCGCTTCTATTCTAGTATCAGTATTCAAAGGCCTACCCAATATAAAAATTGTAGGAACCAATACAGACGGGTCAAGTGGGAATAGTGAAAGGTTTAATTTGCCACATTCTCAATTAGATGGAAAAATCAGCACCATGGTCTCTTTTCAAAAAGATGGGCAGATCTTAGATGGAATAGGCACTTCGCCAGATATCAGAATTGAAAGAAACTTGAATCAGGTATATTGGAGCGAAGATTACCAACTCCAGAAATTAATTGAATTGATCGAGGAAGAAATAAAAAATGCCTCCTCTAAAAGCAATTAAAGTATTCTCCACCGTTATGAGCCTCGAAACCTACCATTTTAAAACTCAAAATATATGATCAAAGCAATAGCCATAGATGATGAGAAAATGGCTTTGGAAGTCATCAAAGCACATGCTTCAAAAGTTCCTTTTTTGCATTTGGACGAAGTTTTTTTAGATGCCATTCAAGCCTTGGAATACGTTAAAGAGCAGTCGGTAGATTTGATCTTCTTGGACATCAATATGCCTGATATTTCAGGAATTGACTTTGCTGGTTTACTTCCCAAAGAAACCATGGTTGTGTTTACCACAGCCTACTCTGATTTTGCTGTAAAGGGTTTTGAACTGGATGCTTTGGACTATTTATTAAAGCCTTTTAATCTCAGCAGATTCATAAAGGCTTGCCAAAAGGCACAGGAATGGATGGAATTGCAACCAGAAAGAGAACCAGAATCCACTTTTATCAAAACGGGTGAAGGTCAGGTTAGATTGCATTTTGGTGAGCTACTTTTCTGTGAGGCCAGTGGAAACTATGTGACTTTCCAGTCTGAAGAAGAAAAGGTGCTCAGTAGAATGACCTTAGCCGAGGTAGAGAACCTACTGCCTTCCTATTTTATCCGAACCCATCGTTCCTTTTTAGTCAACAGCAAAAAAGTGGATAAAGTAGAAAAGCATCTACTTCATTTACAGCAGAAAACCGTTCCTGTAAGTTTGTCTTATATGGATCAGGTGATGGAGTTTTTTCAGGTTTAGGAATCTATAAAGCTATCCAGGTATTCCTTACGGTAATTGAGTGGGGTCTTCCCTATTCTATCCTTAAACTGTTTATTAAAGTTGGAAAGCGTATTAAATCCACTTTCGTAGCAAACCTCTGAAATATGAATATCCTCCTCATGCAGAAGTTTACAGGCATGACTGATCCGTACATCACTTACAAAATCAGAGAAAGATTTGTTTGCCCGGGATTTAAAAAACCTACTAAAAGCACTAACAGATAAGTTTGCCAATTCCGCCACTTCCTGAAGAGTGATCTTTGATTTGTAATTGTTCATCACATATTCATACACTTCCCCCATTCTATCTTTCTCGGACTCTTTGTTAAGATTGATGTATTCTGGGTTTGTAATTGGCGTAATATCCTTTGAATGAGACAAATAAGTCAAAATCTCCAGCAACTGAACCAATTGACTAGAACCTTTCAATTGAACCAGCTTTTTCATCATTTTGGTCACTTCGGCATTACTTTTTCCATTAACTGATAAGCCACGGATTGAAGCTTTCATAAGTCTCCCGATATCCTCAAATTCTTCTTTTTCAAAGATTCCATTACCCAAAAAATCTTCAGGAAAATAGATGACAATCAAGTGAGTTTCAAGATCGTTTTCCGGATCAAAATAGATATCATCCGAACGCCAAACATGGGGTAAATTTGGACCTGTCATAACCAAGTCACCTTCTTTAAAAGGCTTGATATCATCGCCTATATAGCGAGTCCCTCTCCCCTTTAGTATAACTACTAGTTGATACTCAGGATGAAAATGCCAATATTTATCAAAATATGGAGCGATAAGTTCCTTTACCACAAAAACTTTGGTGTCTGGAATTCGAGACTTCTTAAGTGGATTTTTCATAAATTTTAGCTTTGTTATGCTCTAATTATGTACAATATTCATGCAAGGAGGGTAAAATTCAGTCATTATTCAAATCAAAACAGTGAGAAATTTTATTAAATTATTCTGAATATTGGTATTCAATTGATATTTAAACCCATTCTATGAGTATATCTAAAAAGTTACCCCCAATGAGATTTTCTTGGTTAATGGCCACCATGGTCATTTCCATGCTCTTAGTGAGCTGTGGAAAGAAAAAGAGCGGGACATTTCTGTCCGCCACGGAACCTAGACGCGTTGAAATTTTAGTCTTAGGTCATGAGAGTGAACATCATAACTCAGAAAAGTTAATGATGTATCTACAAACTCCATTATTTCAAAAAGGCATCAATCTGACGTATACGACAGATGTGAGCGATTTGAATCCAACGAAATTGAGCAATTACGATGGATTATTGATTTATGCCAATCACGATGAAATCACTCCTGAACAAGAAACTGCTTTAAAGGATTTCGTTCAGGGAGGAAAAGCATTGATTCCGATTCACTCGGCATCCTTCTGCTTCCAAAACTCTCCTTGGTTTATTTCAGCTGTCGGTGGTCAGTTTAGTACCCATGAAACTGGTGACTTTACTGCTGAGATCGTAGACAAAGATCACCCAGCTATGCAAGGGATCAATGAGTTTGAGACTTGGGATGAAACTTACGTTCATAGCCAGGTAAACCCTGACATGCATGTGTTAATGGAGCGTGTAGAAGGTGATCACAGAGAACCTTACACTTGGACACGTGAAGAAGGTAGCGGTAGAGTATTCTATACTGCTTACGGACATAA
Above is a window of Algoriphagus machipongonensis DNA encoding:
- a CDS encoding LytR/AlgR family response regulator transcription factor, which encodes MIKAIAIDDEKMALEVIKAHASKVPFLHLDEVFLDAIQALEYVKEQSVDLIFLDINMPDISGIDFAGLLPKETMVVFTTAYSDFAVKGFELDALDYLLKPFNLSRFIKACQKAQEWMELQPEREPESTFIKTGEGQVRLHFGELLFCEASGNYVTFQSEEEKVLSRMTLAEVENLLPSYFIRTHRSFLVNSKKVDKVEKHLLHLQQKTVPVSLSYMDQVMEFFQV
- a CDS encoding SLC13 family permease; its protein translation is MKINLKSLGLYFGPIAFVLINFFVVFNDLNPAAQAMLALAAWMAIWWISEALPIAATAFLPLILMPLLDILPIADVSSNYMHPTVLLYMGGFLLATGIEKWNLHRRIALNIINLLGTDLRRIVLGFILATGILSMWISNSATSLMMLPIGLAVVNQFKSQLGESNSSVADRLGKNIMLGIAYSASIGGLATLIGTPTNAIMAAVIKDLYDYSIGFNEWLAFGLPLVSVMLFICWYYLVSAANPLPKKFSLSDGKNIISTQLKALGKISFEEKLVMIVFGLVCLAWILRSFVLVKILPGIDDTIIVLVGVLILFILPSSSGEDRILDWKTAERIPWGVLILFGGGLALAAGFKETGLAEWIGQRFTLIEGISFFLLLLIIIASVNFLTEVTSNVATASMLLPILASVALKLDLHPFGLMIAATLAASCAFMLPVATPPNAVVFGSGYLQMKDMVRAGFWLNIISIFLVSLMVYFVLPWMWEIDLLKNPF
- a CDS encoding AraC family transcriptional regulator, which translates into the protein MKNPLKKSRIPDTKVFVVKELIAPYFDKYWHFHPEYQLVVILKGRGTRYIGDDIKPFKEGDLVMTGPNLPHVWRSDDIYFDPENDLETHLIVIYFPEDFLGNGIFEKEEFEDIGRLMKASIRGLSVNGKSNAEVTKMMKKLVQLKGSSQLVQLLEILTYLSHSKDITPITNPEYINLNKESEKDRMGEVYEYVMNNYKSKITLQEVAELANLSVSAFSRFFKSRANKSFSDFVSDVRISHACKLLHEEDIHISEVCYESGFNTLSNFNKQFKDRIGKTPLNYRKEYLDSFIDS
- a CDS encoding sensor histidine kinase, translating into MKSKRFAFRELEWWILTFVFLIIVLTNIVITMSSNHYPVEKFFGIVIMPIVIYIGFYVMHLVIIPKYLKDKNVLHLVLYSLLAASVTGALSGACAGVNDMDAEKFFRFYFGTLSLYSVYLVTAILLRKMFLPPIFKDFQIYNGVRLFIIFLFVSIFLFVSRIFVNDAVLVILLMIVPGISFFVIYNYFLLYRNKISGNMKAYRWFLWGLIGVIMIGFFLAAVENNVPEIILLGVGMVLLLVFVVFPVSNLIFGKYEDFIGKIDVLSVQVNQSTANLSFLRSQINPHFLFNALNTLYGSALMENAEKTSDGIQKLGDMMRFMLHENQMDKIPLSREIDYLRNYLDLQMLRFAKEDHLDVTIQIGEEHCHGDISPMLLIPFVENAFKHGISTKSKSWIKINLRCLKGSVHLDVVNSMHPKKVTEDPKDESGIGLENVKSRLTHFYPQKHNLTIVANEFEHFVHLSVQLQ
- a CDS encoding non-ribosomal peptide synthetase; the encoded protein is MQASKSTISSLTGSQQSIWASHKIDPHSTSNYLPHTFKLRGEIDIYAFEQAFNKLISNNDSLRTIFQENEELEVEQIVLQEMDFTLESIHVSETEVNSFIDHRILQPIDLHQRCFDSTLIKLGEEHFIWYLSVHHILADAASIKILFEEMAKLYQAELSHQKIEFEKKSSFEKYREFELEKRNSKNTPSAEYWKSKGQIPDKKLALYGNEKSSKSKARRVKIPIDRALKDSLDEKLNTGGYRSFNPDLTKFTIWSTLFAAFISRISGESNIRLGSPFPNRNLSDFKNTTGLLIEVLPFDIQVTSEDTFQSLFGKVRLELFDFFKNGYPGAQTMENARGIHLVVNYIPICFGDFGTIPCKTKWLFPGELDPGHQLRLQAFDFNNQTNLDYYFDVNEAYFTDSQIELLPDHFTKLVQAFISDDGSKISDVKLVTDQEKAELINTYESSENTILSLDNQLKNIFEQNSNNRALALGEESISFRELDILINKTCLKLLEQGVKPQNVVVVHKERSAEYIISILAILRLGATFVPLPVGLPQKRIQVILEDLKPKLLISASSDFGSNYATSDINLQELRSSENQKAELELGIDQNRSTYILFTSGSTGKPKGVEVSLLSLANYIQEAKNLYSKGQEVSMPFFTSIGFDLTITSIFLPLLTGGSIHIYPESKGTSDLSILEVVKNKQINAIKLTPSHARVIQGSELKDSQLHTVIFGGENLETNLALDFQSQLPEAAEIFNEYGPTEATVGCIVHKFDPNEKAFSVPIGKPISDCYFYVLDERLNPVPQGVPGNLYLGGKVLALGYYQNQNLTDESFINNPYQDGQKIYKSGDLARLNAHGNLEYLGRADEQIKLNGVRIESTELELLISKFPSVEETHIVLADSQEDLFEVPDFYCKNCGIPSTYPDASFNEEGVCNLCESFEEYQSNVSTYFKSFDNLKSEILGLGEEKEKEYDCLMLLSGGKDSSYALAKLVELGLNVLAWTLDNDFISDNAKENINNTTSKLGVDHIYGRTDAMNAIFRDSLERHQNVCNGCFKTVYTLSTKLALEKHIPVIVTGLSRGQFFETRLTEELFLKDHFDPADIDNIILETRKSYHRSKDAVSEYLDVSMFETDEVFSKVSFVDFYRFSDVSLSEMIDYLENKIGWKRPKDTGRSTNCIINDLGIYVHKRKKGYHNYAFPYSWDVRVGHKKREETIDELNDELSENAIKELMQEIGMESQGPSKEIRAYFKASSQVNKNELIAYLREFLPSNMIPSIYIQIDSFPLTANGKVDKQALLRSQTKSAPQKNKAIVKPKNKIEELVHSTWCSVLKMDSIDVTDSFIPLGGNSLSAIRIVSLLSKRLNLEISIQEFFEQDSIRKLSASIEAEIKKRMGIH
- a CDS encoding S41 family peptidase, which translates into the protein MKKYLLLLCTILSISCYGQKETHFISINQVREDLNYLDEILREKSSYQGLNGFDYHKSFDTYLNKIESKDSISVLEFGLFLSQTMGKIGDRHSYIKGYDLPESKYLPMAFAPLDEKVLVLEFDREQEVYKRWHSEYPYLKSIEQIPINDILSKSIPGEELAPENSFTLRAVRELRNIETLFYILNKELPNPISITLTNEEGEEKLFSIPLVEKDKRPRIWDERYHKKGFFFEFYEDQINNRKIIEQFFRIDDQLAYIQIPSMVDRKDSPTFFQMLGSFMEEAKNTEALIIDVRDNGGGSRDLIQELAGYLVHPDSIYVVNVTRQRGELPLNNELKERLNSRFLFPKSEFEPREQETINRFISTFEPMYQLNEKNFSENYYYLLNGKKLSTDKYHFNKPVYILANERTFSAASILVSVFKGLPNIKIVGTNTDGSSGNSERFNLPHSQLDGKISTMVSFQKDGQILDGIGTSPDIRIERNLNQVYWSEDYQLQKLIELIEEEIKNASSKSN